A single genomic interval of Helianthus annuus cultivar XRQ/B chromosome 6, HanXRQr2.0-SUNRISE, whole genome shotgun sequence harbors:
- the LOC110864982 gene encoding 50S ribosomal protein L16, chloroplastic, with amino-acid sequence MAMALAAKILRSPSFLSPSITSLTTSLAAATLTPTTLNHSVRHFNGVNIQKMKFPKYRKGRIYGVRDGGNEIAFGKYALQVLEPARITSKQIEAGRRALQMNVRRGGKGGKVWVRVFPYKSVTAKPAEVRMGRGKGAISYWAAPVKAGQIIYEMGGVTESLAKRAIEIAGSKMPVLTRAIVRDPNVKEIGVR; translated from the coding sequence ATGGCGATGGCACTAGCAGCAAAGATCCTCCGATCACCGTCGTTCCTCAGCCCCTCCATCACCTCTCTCACCACCTCCCTCGCCGCCGCCACCCTCACCCCCACCACCCTCAACCACTCCGTCAGACACTTCAACGGCGTCAACATCCAAAAAATGAAGTTCCCAAAATACCGAAAAGGCCGAATCTACGGCGTCCGTGACGGCGGCAACGAGATCGCCTTCGGTAAATACGCACTTCAAGTACTGGAACCGGCGAGAATCACGTCAAAACAGATCGAAGCTGGGCGAAGAGCGTTGCAGATGAACGTTCGTCGTGGCGGGAAAGGAGGAAAGGTGTGGGTGCGTGTGTTTCCGTACAAATCTGTTACGGCGAAACCGGCAGAGGTCCGTATGGGAAGAGGGAAAGGTGCGATTTCGTATTGGGCGGCTCCGGTTAAAGCAGGCCAGATAATTTATGAAATGGGGGGTGTGACTGAGAGTTTGGCGAAACGGGCGATCGAGATTGCAGGAAGTAAGATGCCTGTGTTGACTAGAGCGATTGTTCGGGATCCGAATGTTAAAGAGATTGGGGTTAGGTGA
- the LOC110864981 gene encoding multiple organellar RNA editing factor 2, chloroplastic — protein sequence MWKLNPSLSINPLTPLHFASTAMTATTIIRSLQTLRSSSSHLLTTMRLFTSSSSITKPPPLPIFTRPARSPTSLSHSLRPVATGAVRLNLIRCRVNRSGGAYSPLNSGSNYSDRPPTEMAPLFPGCDYEHWLIVMDKPGGEGATKQQMIDCYVETLAKVLGSEEEAKKKIYNVSCERYFGFGCEIDEETSNKLEGLPGVLFVLPDSYVDAENKDYGAELYVNGEIVQRSPERQRRVEPVPNRVQDRPRYNDRTRYVRRRENSR from the exons ATGTGGAAGTTGAACCCTTCTCTATCCATAAACCCTCTCACCCCCCTCCATTTCGCATCCACAGCCATGACGGCGACAACCATCATCCGATCACTACAAACCCTccgatcatcatcatcacacCTCTTAACCACCATGCGTCTATTCACCTCATCATCCTCCATCACCAAACCTCCACCTCTACCCATATTCACCCGGCCCGCTCGCTCTCCAACATCACTCTCCCACTCTCTCCGACCGGTTGCAACCGGCGCCGTTCGCCTGAACCTGATCCGGTGCCGCGTGAACCGCTCCGGCGGTGCGTACTCGCCGCTTAACTCCGGTTCGAACTACAGTGACCGACCTCCGACGGAGATGGCGCCGTTGTTCCCTGGATGTGATTACGAGCATTGGTTGATTGTGATGGATAAGCCTGGTGGAGAAGGAGCTACTAAACAGCAGATGATTGATTGTTATGTTGAAACCCTAGCTAAAGTGTTGGGAAG TGAGGAGGAAGCTAAGAAGAAGATTTATAATGTTTCATGTGAGAGGTACTTTGGATTCGGCTGTGAAATTGATGAAGAGACATCAAATAAACTAGAAG GGCTACCTGGTGTGCTCTTTGTGCTTCCAGATTCTTATGTTGATGCTGAAAACAAAGATTATGGAG CTGAGCTTTATGTGAATGGAGAGATAGTTCAGAGGTCACCCGAAAGGCAAAGGAGGGTGGAACCAGTTCCAAATAGAGTTCAAGACAGACCCAGATACAATGACCGGACTCGTTATGTCAGGCGTCGCGAAAATAGCCGGTAA